In the Streptomyces fradiae ATCC 10745 = DSM 40063 genome, one interval contains:
- a CDS encoding SCO3374 family protein: MALPVPAPRAPLDGRRTNRRRRADGSPVARWYAEVLGWAAVDGPPVRLPTGLRFDVLDLPVAAGLAVLRRVRGDWPVAVEGRRMRVLVGAGTADELPGLLDWLEWGGVALDLAAWGAGCRMTAPAPPGWDAAGAPGAPVWLRPPDPGREVEATLAGLTETGATACAGLSGGSGLVRLVAVAAAECHRARLLAAARAGGAALG, encoded by the coding sequence ATGGCCCTTCCCGTCCCCGCACCCCGCGCCCCGCTCGACGGGCGCCGTACGAACCGGCGGCGCCGTGCGGACGGATCGCCCGTCGCGCGCTGGTACGCGGAGGTGCTGGGCTGGGCCGCGGTCGACGGGCCGCCGGTGCGGCTGCCGACCGGGCTGCGCTTCGACGTCCTGGACCTCCCCGTCGCCGCCGGCCTCGCCGTGCTGCGGCGGGTGCGCGGCGACTGGCCGGTCGCGGTCGAGGGGCGGCGGATGCGCGTCCTGGTGGGGGCGGGCACCGCCGACGAGCTTCCCGGCCTGCTCGACTGGCTCGAGTGGGGCGGGGTCGCCCTGGACCTGGCCGCCTGGGGGGCGGGGTGCCGGATGACCGCCCCGGCTCCCCCGGGCTGGGACGCGGCGGGCGCGCCCGGCGCCCCGGTGTGGCTGCGGCCGCCCGATCCGGGCCGCGAGGTGGAGGCCACGCTCGCGGGGCTCACGGAGACCGGCGCCACCGCGTGCGCGGGGCTCTCGGGCGGCTCCGGGCTGGTACGGCTGGTGGCCGTGGCCGCGGCGGAGTGCCACCGGGCCCGGCTGCTGGCCGCCGCCCGCGCCGGGGGCGCTGCCCTCGGCTGA
- a CDS encoding histone-like nucleoid-structuring protein Lsr2, with product MAQKVQVLLVDDLDGGEADETVTFALDGKTYEIDLTTANAEKLRSVLEPYTKSGRRTGGRTAGGRGKGRAAASGSPDTAKIRAWAKENGYPVNDRGRVPAEVRQAYEDANR from the coding sequence GTGGCACAGAAGGTTCAGGTCCTTCTTGTCGACGACCTCGACGGCGGCGAGGCGGACGAGACCGTGACGTTCGCTCTGGACGGCAAGACCTACGAGATCGACCTCACCACCGCCAACGCGGAGAAGCTGCGTTCCGTGCTGGAGCCGTACACGAAGAGCGGCCGGCGCACCGGCGGCCGTACGGCCGGCGGCCGCGGCAAGGGCCGCGCCGCCGCGAGCGGCAGCCCGGACACCGCGAAGATCCGCGCGTGGGCCAAGGAGAACGGCTACCCGGTGAACGACCGCGGCCGGGTCCCGGCCGAGGTCCGCCAGGCGTACGAGGACGCCAACCGCTGA